A genome region from Nocardioides cynanchi includes the following:
- the erpA gene encoding iron-sulfur cluster insertion protein ErpA: MTDQVTEERRTDQINLSSVAATKVKSLLEQEGRDDLALRISVQPGGCSGLRYQLFFDERTLDGDVVTDFDGVAVVVDRMSVPYLSGAMIDFVDTIEKQGFTIDNPNATGSCACGDSFH; the protein is encoded by the coding sequence ATGACCGACCAGGTCACCGAAGAGCGCCGGACCGACCAGATCAACCTCAGCTCGGTCGCCGCCACCAAGGTCAAGAGCCTGCTCGAGCAGGAGGGTCGCGACGACCTCGCGCTGCGGATCTCGGTGCAGCCCGGTGGCTGCAGTGGTCTGCGCTACCAGCTGTTCTTCGACGAGCGCACGCTCGACGGCGACGTCGTGACCGACTTCGACGGCGTGGCCGTGGTCGTCGACCGGATGAGTGTCCCCTACCTCAGCGGCGCGATGATCGACTTCGTGGACACGATCGAGAAGCAGGGCTTCACCATCGACAACCCCAACGCGACCGGCTCCTGCGCCTGTGGCGACTCGTTCCACTGA
- a CDS encoding glycerate kinase translates to MRVLIAPDKFAGTLTAVEAARAIADGWLRQAPGDEVDLAPMADGGPGFVDVLHEALGGDLAALTVSGPHGEPVPATCLLGSQGRAWVESAQACGLALTGGERAESATTWGVGELVMQAIEAGATDIVVGLGGSGTNDGGAGLLGALGATADRPLDQGAAGLAGIGQVDLAPARERLAGVSLLCATDVDSPLTGLFGATKTFGPQKGIAEERLPAVDGILEAFAAVTGRRTALEKGAGAAGGLGFALLVLGAERRPGFDLVADAVRLEQRARQADLVITGEGAFDFSSRSGKVPYGVATVAAEALRPCVALAGRVLVGSREMRALGIESAHSLVDLVGEERALGDPAGSLATLSARVARSWSR, encoded by the coding sequence ATGCGCGTGCTGATCGCGCCGGACAAGTTCGCCGGCACCCTGACCGCGGTGGAGGCCGCCCGCGCGATCGCGGACGGCTGGCTGCGCCAGGCGCCCGGTGACGAGGTCGACCTGGCCCCGATGGCCGACGGCGGCCCCGGCTTCGTCGACGTGCTGCACGAGGCGCTCGGCGGCGACCTGGCCGCGCTGACCGTGAGCGGCCCGCACGGCGAGCCGGTGCCGGCCACCTGCCTGCTCGGCTCGCAGGGCCGGGCCTGGGTCGAGAGCGCTCAGGCCTGCGGGCTCGCGCTGACCGGCGGGGAGCGCGCCGAGAGCGCCACCACCTGGGGCGTCGGCGAGCTGGTCATGCAGGCGATCGAAGCAGGAGCCACCGACATCGTGGTCGGCCTCGGTGGCTCGGGCACCAACGACGGCGGAGCCGGCCTGCTCGGAGCCCTCGGCGCCACCGCCGACCGACCGCTGGACCAGGGAGCCGCGGGCCTGGCCGGGATCGGGCAGGTCGACCTCGCACCGGCCCGCGAGCGGCTCGCCGGGGTCTCCCTGCTCTGTGCCACCGACGTCGACAGCCCCCTGACCGGCCTGTTCGGTGCCACCAAGACCTTCGGCCCGCAGAAGGGCATCGCCGAGGAGCGGCTGCCGGCCGTGGACGGCATCCTCGAGGCGTTCGCGGCCGTGACCGGGCGTCGTACCGCGCTGGAGAAGGGGGCCGGTGCCGCTGGTGGGCTCGGCTTCGCCCTGCTCGTCCTCGGCGCCGAGCGACGTCCCGGCTTCGACCTCGTCGCCGACGCCGTGCGCCTCGAGCAGCGGGCGCGGCAGGCCGACCTGGTGATCACCGGTGAGGGCGCGTTCGACTTCTCCAGCCGCTCCGGCAAGGTGCCCTACGGCGTCGCCACGGTCGCCGCCGAGGCGTTGCGACCGTGCGTCGCGCTGGCCGGCCGGGTCCTGGTCGGGTCGCGCGAGATGCGGGCCCTCGGCATCGAGTCGGCGCACTCGCTGGTGGACCTGGTGGGGGAGGAGCGGGCGCTGGGAGACCCGGCCGGGAGCCTGGCCACCCTGTCCGCCCGGGTCGCTCGCAGCTGGTCGCGCTGA
- a CDS encoding sulfurtransferase TusA family protein, with protein sequence MIELDCREMVCPAPIIELARHLGDVAPGGLLAVVTTDAAARVDVAAWCRMTGHEYVGEETADDGVPRYVVRRSL encoded by the coding sequence GTGATCGAGCTCGACTGTCGCGAGATGGTCTGTCCGGCGCCGATCATCGAGCTGGCTCGCCACCTCGGCGACGTCGCGCCCGGAGGTTTGCTAGCGGTGGTCACCACGGACGCCGCGGCCCGGGTCGACGTGGCCGCTTGGTGCCGGATGACCGGGCACGAGTACGTCGGCGAGGAGACCGCCGACGACGGGGTGCCGCGCTACGTCGTACGCCGGTCGCTCTAG
- a CDS encoding DUF1772 domain-containing protein: MNLTQTATALAALGSATFGGVLFAFSAFVMPGLDASPPDAAVVTMQQINKAAPRSPLAAEMVVTLVLCLVVAATALIRLRSHGGVGTVLVLAGCLLFVASFAITAIYHIPHNDAFASVASGGAGTAQAWRDYARPWELWNHVRSASALAGSALMIAGLLARAA; the protein is encoded by the coding sequence ATGAATCTCACCCAGACCGCCACCGCCCTCGCCGCCCTCGGCTCCGCCACCTTCGGGGGAGTGCTCTTCGCCTTCTCCGCCTTCGTCATGCCCGGCCTCGACGCCTCACCCCCCGACGCGGCGGTGGTGACCATGCAGCAGATCAACAAGGCCGCGCCGCGGTCGCCGCTGGCCGCCGAGATGGTCGTGACCCTGGTGCTCTGCCTGGTCGTCGCGGCCACCGCCCTGATCCGGCTGCGCAGCCACGGCGGGGTGGGCACCGTGCTGGTGCTGGCCGGCTGCCTGCTGTTCGTGGCGTCGTTCGCGATCACCGCGATCTACCACATCCCGCACAACGACGCCTTCGCCTCGGTCGCCTCCGGCGGGGCCGGGACCGCCCAGGCGTGGCGCGACTACGCCCGGCCCTGGGAGCTGTGGAACCACGTGCGGTCGGCCTCGGCGCTGGCCGGCTCGGCCCTGATGATCGCCGGGCTGCTGGCCCGGGCGGCCTGA
- a CDS encoding carbohydrate kinase family protein: MSLLICGSIATDHLMSFAGRFKDSLVVEQLDKISLSFLVDDLEIRRGGVAPNMCFGLGRLGLRPVLVGAAGEDFTDYRSWLERHGVDCSYVHISETRHTARFVCTTDSTMAQFASFYPGAMSESRLMELAPIVAQVGAPDFVLIAADDPEGMLRHTRECRQRGYRFIADPSQQLAFSEGGLIRDLIDGATYLFSNEYESAMIEAKTGWSGAEILDRVGTQVTTLGADGVRILARDAAPMEVKAASGVTAVEPTGVGDAFRAGFLAGLEWELGHERAAQVGCVLAAYVVETVGTQEYSFTATQFVDRVRRSYGDAAGDEIAARIVG, from the coding sequence GTGTCCCTGCTGATCTGCGGCTCCATCGCCACCGACCACCTGATGTCCTTCGCGGGACGCTTCAAGGACTCGCTCGTCGTCGAGCAGCTGGACAAGATCTCGCTGTCCTTCCTGGTCGACGACCTCGAGATCCGGCGCGGGGGAGTGGCTCCCAACATGTGCTTCGGCCTCGGCCGCCTCGGGCTGCGCCCGGTGCTGGTCGGAGCGGCCGGCGAGGACTTCACCGACTACCGGAGCTGGCTGGAGCGGCACGGCGTGGACTGCTCCTACGTCCACATCTCCGAGACCCGGCACACCGCCCGCTTCGTGTGTACGACGGACAGCACCATGGCGCAGTTCGCCTCGTTCTACCCCGGAGCGATGAGCGAGTCCCGGCTGATGGAGCTCGCCCCGATCGTGGCCCAGGTCGGTGCCCCCGACTTCGTGCTGATCGCGGCCGACGACCCCGAGGGCATGCTCCGGCACACTCGCGAGTGCCGGCAGCGCGGCTACCGCTTCATCGCCGACCCGAGCCAGCAGCTCGCCTTCAGCGAGGGCGGTCTGATCCGCGACCTGATCGACGGCGCGACGTACCTGTTCTCCAACGAGTACGAGTCGGCCATGATCGAGGCCAAGACCGGCTGGTCGGGTGCGGAGATCCTCGACCGGGTGGGCACCCAGGTGACCACCCTCGGCGCCGATGGCGTCCGGATCCTGGCCCGTGACGCCGCTCCGATGGAGGTCAAGGCCGCATCAGGTGTCACCGCGGTCGAGCCGACCGGGGTCGGCGACGCCTTCCGCGCCGGCTTCCTGGCCGGGCTCGAGTGGGAGCTGGGCCACGAGCGCGCGGCGCAGGTCGGCTGCGTGCTCGCCGCGTACGTCGTCGAGACGGTCGGCACCCAGGAGTACTCCTTCACCGCCACCCAGTTCGTCGACCGGGTGCGCCGCTCCTACGGCGACGCCGCGGGCGACGAGATCGCCGCCCGGATCGTCGGCTAG